One Serpentinicella alkaliphila DNA segment encodes these proteins:
- a CDS encoding IS110 family RNA-guided transposase, with amino-acid sequence MLFVGIDVAKAKHDCCILDSDGVIHTNSLRISNSKEGFDTLYSSILSALGSKSINNVKIGLESTGHYSTNITNYLYSKGFQVTILNPLATNLFRKAQTLRKTKTDKTDAKVIATMLFTDESKSYSPVSYQIQELKSLTRHRHRMVSYRSRLKLSVSRLIDIIFPELPSLFWSIHQSSKYALLIELPTPDSIYNCNLTKLTNLIRTASKGKYSKEKAIALKELAIKSIGSSNRSTAFELQQTIRLIQSVQTEIDALDNQIKLVVQELNTPLITIPGIGYTLAAIILAEIGHIDRFSNPAKLLAFAGMDPSTYQSGTYNASKTPMVKRGSTYLRWAIMQASRLVAMRDKVFSDYMVKKRSEGKHFNVARCHVGKKLIRVIYYLLKNNTAFVPQV; translated from the coding sequence ATGTTATTTGTGGGCATTGATGTTGCCAAAGCTAAACACGATTGCTGTATCTTAGACTCTGATGGTGTTATTCATACTAATTCTTTACGTATTTCTAATTCTAAGGAAGGTTTTGATACCCTATATTCTTCTATCCTTTCTGCTCTTGGCTCCAAGAGTATTAACAACGTAAAAATAGGACTTGAATCAACAGGTCATTACAGCACAAATATCACAAATTATCTGTATTCCAAAGGCTTTCAGGTCACCATCCTAAATCCATTGGCTACTAATCTTTTCCGTAAGGCTCAAACCCTTAGGAAAACTAAAACAGATAAGACCGACGCTAAGGTCATTGCAACTATGCTCTTTACTGATGAATCTAAATCCTATTCACCAGTATCATATCAGATTCAGGAGCTAAAGTCACTAACAAGACACCGTCATAGAATGGTTAGTTACCGTTCTAGACTTAAACTTTCAGTTAGTCGCTTAATAGATATCATTTTTCCTGAATTGCCAAGCTTATTTTGGTCTATACACCAAAGTTCCAAATATGCATTATTAATTGAATTACCAACCCCCGATAGTATTTACAACTGCAATCTGACAAAGTTGACAAACCTAATAAGAACAGCCTCTAAAGGTAAATATAGCAAAGAGAAAGCAATTGCTTTAAAAGAGCTTGCTATCAAATCTATTGGGTCAAGCAATCGCTCTACAGCCTTCGAATTACAACAAACTATTCGCCTCATACAATCTGTACAAACAGAAATAGATGCATTAGATAATCAAATTAAATTAGTCGTACAAGAACTCAATACCCCACTCATTACTATTCCTGGCATTGGATATACTCTAGCTGCCATTATATTAGCTGAAATTGGTCATATTGATCGTTTCTCCAACCCAGCTAAACTTCTTGCATTTGCAGGTATGGATCCTTCTACTTACCAATCTGGGACTTACAATGCATCTAAAACTCCAATGGTTAAGAGAGGCTCTACATACCTTAGGTGGGCTATTATGCAAGCATCTAGACTTGTTGCTATGCGCGATAAAGTCTTTAGTGATTATATGGTCAAAAAGCGTTCTGAAGGCAAACACTTCAATGTTGCCAGATGCCATGTCGGTAAAAAGTTAATTAGGGTAATTTACTACCTCCTAAAAAACAATACTGCATTTGTTCCACAAGTCTAA